The window GTGCTCGTCTACTGAGGGCCATGGCGTCGAGCATCCCAGGGAAAGGTGAATCCGGCGTGTACGACGGGAGGGCCGCTTCTCTCTTGGAGGTCCACAAGGCCTTGCTCGGCCTCGCCACCTGCCTCATCACCCACCGCGGCTGGAGTGGCCGAGAAGACGCCGATCGGAACCCCGGTGGCCGAGGTGCCGGCCGAGCCGGCCGAGCTCGACGACCCGAAGACGCGTGCGGTGAACCACTGCCTGGCCCAGATCGGGATCGAGCACGCCGAGCTCCGGGCCCGTGCGATCGACATCGGCGAGCGACTCCAGGTACTGAAGGACTACCCGACCTCCTCGGGCTGCACCTCTCCGTTCGCGCCCGTCTGGATCACCGAGATGGCGAGTCGGCAGAGCGACAGGACGTAGCCCCCCTGCGGCCCCCACCGCCCCAGGGCGCCGGGGGCCCTTGCCGGCCGTCAGCAGCGGCGGCCCCGACCGGGCGGCCGTGCCGGCGCCGCCGCCGTCGTCCCCTCGCGTCGGAAGAAGACGACGAGGAAGGTCAGGGCGACCCCCGCCGCGACCACGTACAGGGTGGTACTGATGCCGTGGGCCGTCCGGTTCCGCAGCGCCTCCCCGCTCAAGCCGTGCAGGCCGGTCGTCGCCACGAGCACCAGAACGGCGAGGCCCACGGCGGCGCCCATGCCCGCACCGGTGGAGGCGATCCCGGATGCGGTGCCCTGGTCGTGGTCGGCGACGCCGGTTCCGGCGGCGATGAACATGCCGGTGAACACGATGCCGTCACCGACGCTGAGCGCGACGAGCCCCGGTACGAGGGAGCCGTACGAACCGTCGGGGGTGATCGCCTGGCCGAGCAGGACGGCTCCGAGCGCACCGATGGCGAGGGCGCCGAGCAGCGTGTTGCGCAGTCCGAACCGGGTCACCATCCGGCCGGCCGTCGTCGACCCGGCGACGACGACCGTCGTCGGGACGATGAAGCCCGCTCCGGTCTGGAGAGCGTCGTAGCCGAGGACTTCCTGGAAGTAGAGCGAGAGGAAGTACAGCACGGAGCCGAACGTCGCCATGAACAGGAAGGCGATGACAAGGCTGGTGACGAGGCTGTTGTTGGCGAGCAGCCGGGGAGGAACGAGCGGGTCGTCGCTGCGCCCCTCGACCAGCGCGAACACACCCAACAGGACGAGCCCCGCCACGGCACTGCCGAGGATGCCCGGCGAACTCCAGCCCAGCTCCGGCCCCTGGACCAGGGCGAACACGATCAGCGTGACGCCGAAGGTGACGCTGAGCGCGCCGGGCAGGTCGAACCCGCGGTCCCTGTCGCGCGGCCTGTCCTTCGGAATGAGGACGAACGCGAGCAGCAGGGCGGGCACCGCGAGCGCGACGTTGACCAGGAACACCGCTTCCCAGCCGAGGACGTGGGTCAACACTCCGCCGAGGAGAACGCCGATCACCAGTCCGGCCGCACCCGCTCCGCCCCAGATTCCCAGCGCGCGGTTGCGCGGGCCGCCTTCGGCGAACGTGACGTTGATGAGCGCCAGGGTGGTGGGGAAGACCAGCGCGCCCCCGAGGCCCTGGACCGCGCGGGCGACGAGGAGCATCGGGGGCCCGGTCGCCAGTCCACCGACAAAGGCCGCGCCCGCGTAGAGGGCGAGACCGGTGGCCAGTACCCGGCGGCGGCCGAGGAGGTCCGCAGCGCGTCCGCCGAACAGCAGGAAGCCGGCGGAGGCCACCGCGTAGGCGCTGATCACGGACTGGAGGGTTCGTGCGGAGTATCCGAGGTCGTGAGCGATGTCGGGGAGCGCCACGACGACGATGTACTGGTCGAGGGAGACGGTGAACATGGCGAACGACAGCAGCGCGAGAGTCGCCGTCTCGCGGTTCCAGCCGAGCCCGCCGGGCCGGGACTTCGCGTCAGACGCCACGACATAACTCCTTGGGCAGCACCGACACAAGCAGAACAACGCGGCACATAGGGGATGCCCCACTATGTCATGGGCCCCGCTTGAAGCGGCCTCTCTCTTTTCGGGTCGCACTTTCCTCGCCACACTCGACAAGGCCTCAAGATGTACGAGATCGCCGGAATGGCGGAATCATCACACACACCGACAGAGTCGGATTATCTGCCCGGAGGGAAAGGAGTGGGCCGAGCAGGGCAATCGCGACCCCCAAGAGGGGTCGCATATCTGATGACCACCAATGTGAAGTGGATTATTACCGGCGCACTTTGCGGAGTCTCATCACCCCTGCACGCCCTCCCCTTCGAGACTTGCCCTTGCCGCACACAATTCTCTGCGTAATATGCCGTCTCGTCCATCAGGCTTCCCGGGCTTTCGGTCGGGCCCGGCACGCCACGGCCCCTCAAGGAAATGGCCTCTCGATGAAACTGAGAATCCTTCAAGCGGCTCGGCGCCGCGCTGTGTCCGGCGGCTTGGCGTCGGGCATCGCGGTAACGGTTGCCGCCGTCATGGTCGCCGTCACTCCCACTCTGGCAATGGCGATCGCCACCCCGGTGCCCTTGGCCACGGCGGCGAGCTACTCCGTTCTGGCCGGCCAGGAGATCACGAACACGGGCCCCTCGGTGATCAGCCACGACCTCGGAGTGCACCCGGGTACGGCGATCAGCGGATTCCCGCCGGGCCTGGTGCTCGGTGCCGTGCACTCGGCGGACGCCGCCGCCCTCCAGGCCAAGAGCGACTTGGTCGTGGCGTACAACAACGCCGCAGGCCAGGCCACGGACTTCGCACTGGCGGCGGGGATCGGAATGGGCAACACCCTGCTTCCCGGTGTCCACACGGCCGTGTCCGGTGTCGGTCTCACCGGTGACCTGATCCTGGACGCGGGCGGAAACCCGAACGCCGTCTGGGTGTTCCAGATTCCCGAAGCACTGACCACGGCTTCCTCCAGCCGGGTGCTCCTCACCAACGGCGCCTCGCCGTGCAACGTGTACTGGCAGATCGGCAGTTCGGCCACGCTCGGTACCAACTCCACTTTCGTGGGCACCATCATGGCGCTGACCTCGATCAGCGTCACCACGGGCACGAACATCGAGGGCCGGGCGCTGGCCCGTAACGGCGCGGTGACCCTCGACACCAACC of the Streptomyces sp. NBC_01426 genome contains:
- a CDS encoding MFS transporter — its product is MASDAKSRPGGLGWNRETATLALLSFAMFTVSLDQYIVVVALPDIAHDLGYSARTLQSVISAYAVASAGFLLFGGRAADLLGRRRVLATGLALYAGAAFVGGLATGPPMLLVARAVQGLGGALVFPTTLALINVTFAEGGPRNRALGIWGGAGAAGLVIGVLLGGVLTHVLGWEAVFLVNVALAVPALLLAFVLIPKDRPRDRDRGFDLPGALSVTFGVTLIVFALVQGPELGWSSPGILGSAVAGLVLLGVFALVEGRSDDPLVPPRLLANNSLVTSLVIAFLFMATFGSVLYFLSLYFQEVLGYDALQTGAGFIVPTTVVVAGSTTAGRMVTRFGLRNTLLGALAIGALGAVLLGQAITPDGSYGSLVPGLVALSVGDGIVFTGMFIAAGTGVADHDQGTASGIASTGAGMGAAVGLAVLVLVATTGLHGLSGEALRNRTAHGISTTLYVVAAGVALTFLVVFFRREGTTAAAPARPPGRGRRC
- a CDS encoding ice-binding family protein, which codes for MKLRILQAARRRAVSGGLASGIAVTVAAVMVAVTPTLAMAIATPVPLATAASYSVLAGQEITNTGPSVISHDLGVHPGTAISGFPPGLVLGAVHSADAAALQAKSDLVVAYNNAAGQATDFALAAGIGMGNTLLPGVHTAVSGVGLTGDLILDAGGNPNAVWVFQIPEALTTASSSRVLLTNGASPCNVYWQIGSSATLGTNSTFVGTIMALTSISVTTGTNIEGRALARNGAVTLDTNRIFLGQCSTGTTGGTTTGTTTGTTTGTTTGTTTGTTTGTTTGTTGGTTSGATSGVLGGVLGGVTTGGGLLGGPIASVVTGGTSGNISGNTSGNTAGNTTGAATAGNTTGGHTTGGNITGGNITGGNVTGGNGGKPGRPGHGPGHGHGHGPGEGPGKPDHEHGEGPGKPDHEHGEGPGKPDHEHGEGPGEHDHGGKPGGHHGYGAAPVNFGHEAFEG